The following DNA comes from Colletes latitarsis isolate SP2378_abdomen chromosome 13, iyColLati1, whole genome shotgun sequence.
AAggtgtcgtgtttgtactcgtttgAATCGGGAGAATCTCACCAATACATTAATAATACTCTCACCACGTTTTGACTTACTCaaactattttttaaaaattctaaattccgtaaaattaaaaattgtccgaatgataccgtgtttgtactcattttcatcgggagaatCTCGCCAATACATTGATAATACTCTCACCTCATTTTGACGTACCCaaactattttttaaaaattctaaattccgtataattaaaaattgtccgaatgatatcgtgtttgtactcattttcatcgggagaatCACGCCAATACATTGATAATACTCTCACCACGTTTTAACTTACTCaaactatttttgaaaaattctaaattacGTATAATTAAAAACTGTCCAAAAggtgtcgtgtttgtactcgtttgAATCGGGAGAATTTCACCAATACATTGATAACACTCTCACCACATTCTGACTTACTCaaactatttttgaaaaattctcaattccctacaattaaaaattgtccgaaaggtgtcgtgtttgtactcattttcatcgggagaatCTCACCAATCTCATTTTGCAAGAGTCTGTTGACCAGAATCCCCCCCTTAAACGATCGTTTCCATGTCGTTGACCATTCGATTTGTAAAACGTTCCAGACCGACGCGTACCTTACAGCATACCGTCAGATTGGAAGACGCTGTGGTTCAGCAATCTGGACGAGCTGCAAAGAGTAAACGATGCAAACGACAACAACACCGTTTCGAACGTCACGGTGCAGCTGGGTGGGACAGCCTTTTTGCATTGCAAAGTTCGGAATTTGGCGGAAAGAACGGTATCCGACGCCGAGGTAAGAACATCCTCAACGTCCTCTTTAAACCGCGAGAACGAGCCAACTGTAATTTGTCACTGGCTAAGATTTCAACGCTGATTAACGATTGCACACGTGTTTCAGATATCCTGGATACGACGGCGTGATTTCCACGTCCTGACCAGCTCCATGTTCACGTACACGAGCGACGAGCGGTTTCAAGTATTGCATCCCGAGGGCTCGGACGATTGGACTCTTCAAATCAAGTACGTTCAAGAAAGAGACAACGGGAGCTACGAATGCCAGGTAATACGACTACTTACACTGACGAAATTGTTTCATCGTTTCGAATTGTTAACCATTTAGATGGCAACTACACCTGCGAACGTTAAATTCCACTTTCATTGGCGCAGTATTTCGCTACAGAATTCAACGTATCGATGGCAGCCACTTCGAAAGGACAATACGCGCGAAGATGCGTATTATCCGTTCGAGGTCGTTGAACGACCATCACAATATGTTTCGTTTTTCCactgttaaatatttttcacctCCATCATGGTTCAAGCACTTTTCAAAAACCGGATAATACAGCATATAAAAACATAGGATTCAGTAAAACGTGGTATTTTCTGTCTAAAATCGTACAGAGTTTAGTCAAAAAATGCAGTCAAAAACGTGTGCAGAGTTTCGACAAAATCATGAAGGGACACTTTTTAAGCTTGTTAATTGTTATAAAATTACGTGAACGAAAAACGAATAAATGATATACAgggtcatccctgggaaaaattttaatgggagattcccgaggccaaaataagacgaaaatcaagaatagcaatttgttgattgaggcttcgttgaaaagttattaaaaaattaaattaaaaaatttcaaatcgttctggaaaaattattttcggttgcaggagtcatttataataatttttggtcattagacatatccgcgaaatattacccactttcgagaaaaaaattcgacaatgtacgaaatttttcgggaaaaaaaaaaatttccaatcgttctaaaaaaattatttttagttagaagggtcaattacaattattttttgtgaatagacatacccccgaaatcctacccatttttgagaaaaaaattcgagaagctgtgaaatttttcgacaaaattgaaaaatttcaaatcgttctaaaaaaattatttttagttacaagggtcaattacaattattttttgtgaaaagacattccctcgaaatcctacgtacttttgagaaaaaaattcgagaaggtatgaaatttttcgacaaaattgaaaaatttcaaatcgttctaaaaaaattatttttagttagaagggttaattacaattattttttgtgaatagacatacccccgaaatcctacccatttttgagaaaaaaattcgagaagctgtgaaattttacgacaaaattgaaaaatttcaaatcgttctaaaaaaattatttttagttagaagggttaattacaattattttttgtgaatagacatacccccgaaatcctacccatttttgagaaaaaaattcgagaagctgtgaaatttttcgacaaaattgaaaaatttcaaatcgttctaaaaaaattatttttagttagaacggttaattacaattattttttgtgaatagacatacccccgaaatcctacctatttttgagaaaaaaattcgagaagctgtgaaatttttcgacaaaattaaaacaattcaaatcgttctaaaaaaattatttttagttagaagggttaattacaatcatttttggtgaatagacataccctcaaaatcctacccatttttgagaaaaaaattcgagaagctgtgaaattttacgacaaaattgaaaaatttcaaatcgttctaaaaaaattatttttagttagaagggttaattacaatcatttttggtggagagacatacccccgaaatcctacgtacattcaagaaaaaaattcgagttgtgaaatttttcgacaaaattgaaaaatttcaaatgataaacgttaataacttttcaacgaagcctaataaacaaattggtatgctgattttcgtcttattttggcctctatgatcccccattacaatttcttccCAGGattgtccgaacaccctgtatatttatacaaaatCCAATTTTGTGTTCTTTGTGCGTTTTGCAGGTCTCAAGGAGTACAGGGATATTATCACACTTTGTCGATCTATACATAGTAATACCAGAAGCATTTATATTAGGGAGCGGCGAACATCACGTCGACGTAGGATCCATTATAAATCTCGTGTGCATAATAGAAAAGGTAAGAATATTCTTTATTCGTCGGCCATTATTACGATTCTCGAGCAGTTTACGAATAATTAATTAACCTATCAACCGGAAATATCTAAACGAATTTATAGGTTAAGTTTCTCCCAAAAACTTACGTTGAGCGAAACAAATATGGCGGCCCTTTTGCCACGCACATCTAACAAGAAATAGATTGTCTTTGAACCGTAGACCTATCAACCGTAAATATCTAGACGAATTTATAGGTTAAGTTGCTCTCAAAAACTTGCGTTGAGCGAAACAAATATGGCGGCCATTTTACCACGCACATCTAGCAAGAAATAGATCGTCTTTGAACCGTAGACCTATCAACCGTAAATATCTAGACGAATTTATAGGTTATGTTTCTCTCAAAGAACTTACGTTGAACGAAACAATATGGCGGCCCTTTTGGCACGCACACCTAACAAGAAATTGATTGTCTTTGAACCGTAGACCTATCAACCGGAAATATCTAGACGAATTTATAGGTTAAGTTTCTCTCAAAGAACTTACGTTGAGCGAAACAAATATGGCGGCCCTTTTGGCACACACACCTGTCAAGAAATAGATTGTCTTTGAACCGTAGACCTATCAACCGTAAATATTTAGACGAATTTATAGGTTAAGTTTCTCTCAAAGAACTTACGTTGAGCGAAACAAATATGGCGGCCATTTTGCCACGCACATCTAGCAAGAAATAGATCGTCTTTGAACCGTAGACCTATCAACCGTAAATATCTAGACGAATTTATAGGTTATATTTCTCTCAAAGAACTTACGTTGAACGAAACAAAATGGCGGCCCTTTTGCcacgcagacctaacaagaaatAGATTGTCTTTGAACCGTAGACCTATCAACCGGAAATATCTAGACGAATTTATAGGTTAAGTTTCTCCCAAAAACTTGCGTTGAACGAAACAAAATGGCGGCCCTTTTGGCACACACACCTAACAAGAAATAGATTGTCTTTGAACCGTAGACCTATCAACCGGAAATATCTAAACGAATTTATAGGTTAAGTTTCTCCCAAAAACTTGCGTTGAGCGAAACAAATATGGCGGCCATTTTACCACGCACATCTAGCAAGAAATAGATCGTCTTTGAACCGTAGACCTATCAACCGGAAATATCTAGACGAATCTATAGGTTAAGTTTCTCTCAAAAACTCGCGTTGAGCGGAACAAATATGGCGGCCCTTTTGCCACGCACACCTGACAAGAAATAGATTGTCTTTGAACCGTAGACCTATCAACCGTAAATATCTAGACGAATTTATAGGTTAAGTTTCTCCCAAAAACTTACGTTGAGCGAAACAAATATGGCGGCCCTTTGGAACGCACACCTAACAAGAAATAGATTGTCTTTGAACCGTAGACCTATCAACCGTAAATATTTAGACGAATTTATAGGTTAAGTTTCTCCCAAAAACTCGCGTTGAACGAAACAAATATGGCGGCCCTTTTGCCACGCACATCTAGCAAGAAATAGATTGTCTGAACCGTAGACGACGCATTCATCGCAAATAACAGATATCCCGTGCATTTACGCGAGCCCCATTGATACATAATAATCGTGTCGTGCATACGTCGCGAATAAAGCCACGGCGCACCAAGTCCATCCGCTTAACGAAGGTACATAGAAACGCGCAGCTTGCAATTCGCGCGAACATTGAATGAACCTTCGCGAACGTACAGCGGGAAACCCCGTAGCGAAACAGGCGCAGCTTAGTCACGAATGCAAGAGTGGAAGTGCATTAAAGCAGCATTGCTGCCGCTGCAAACTCGACACTATCGGGGAAACGAAAATAAAGTGTGGCGTTTTTTTCTTTCCTCTTTGCAAACTACCTCCCGTATATATCTAGACAGAAAATCTGGTACGAGAAGAACGCATCCCGAACACATAACCTCAAATGTTAAGTATTAATTCAATAAGTCGATAAGCCACCAGGGGTCGTCCACGGGTTAAGAATTCCTACGTGCTAAATTGATAGTATTATGAATAATATGGCTTCTAGAAGGCACGGTATAAGAAGATCAAGTATTCATGAGTGCAGTATACGAGCTATCCGTGCGTGAATGTCCAAACAAGTGCCTCGTGAATGACGAGGTTAGAAAATTGAAAGCACGCTTTGCGACGCGTTTGAACGATTTTATGCAATTAAAACGACGCGTGAATTGTACCAGTTACTGTAACTGCAAAACTAATATCTACGTCGTTGAAATGGTGTACTCACCGTCgctggaattcggaacaaacggCTGACTTCGACGTTCCTCGCGAGTCACACTCCGGACACTGAACACGATTCACGCACGAGACAATAACCTCTCTTTTTGCCACTCGCGAACAGTTAACGGAAAACCTGGCGCCAAAAAATGGCTGCTGGATCCATCGAGAGAGAAACGATACTTCCGATAGGCCCCGTATCGACATCTATCGATTCTGGTTAGACTTAATTACGCCAGATGGCGTCGAGGTTTTATCGAGTTGACGTATCGATTCTCGATGCGGTTGCAATTTAGGTTATAATCATTGCACAGATATCGACAGAGTGCAAATAGTGTTATTCCGATTAAATATTTCTGCTTAATACTCGAAATGCGTtattaaaatttcaagtcgtttcGAGTCtcgagaataaattaaaaattcaattgtaATTGAGGTTAGAGTACGTATCAAAATAACTACCTCCTACCGGTACAATAATTgtagtttttttaaattctctTCCAAAATGTATCGATATTTATCTAACCCCTATCGatcaaaaaattgttaaaaatgtttGATTTATTTGCTGTGAAAATACAACGAATAGAAATGAATTTGTTGATTGTCAGGACAGTGAAAAAGAACAGTATTTGACGCACCTAACCTATAAGATAATACGCCACTGCTGTCGTACGTAACGGTGGCAATTTTCTCACGACGAATATTTGTTTCTGCCCGTTTCAGAGTCCAACACCTCCGCAATATGTTTTCTGGTATCATAATAATCGAATGATAAGTTTCGACACTACGCGAAGCAGTGTAACGGTACAAACCGATTCCAGTTCGACTCAAAGTCGACTGACAATTCACCAAGCGGTGGAATCGGATACAGGCAACTACACGTGCAACGCCTCGAACACCAAGCCGGCGTCCATTTTTGTTTTTGTCACCGAAGGTACATACGATGaacatttcttattttttttcattttccagTAAACTGTTTATCCTGTTGCTGACATAGAATTGAGGACAAAAGTAAGTGGACAAACGAAAAtgaatatcaatgaaatttaattactgtACCATCAGAATTACagatttgaattttatttaacatttgtCTTTATGGTATATAGATTATTGGGACTTATGAATGCTGATATATTGGCGTAATCGACGAAAATTTGGAAGAGGTAACAATAGAAATGAATTTGGAAGAATTTAGTTTTCAACAGGACAATGATTCAAAACATGTTGCCAAAAAGAGTATGTTGGATATTAACTTTTAACTCTAAGCGTGGtgtgttttaatatttattatatatttggaTTAATAAATACATTGGTACGTTTTACAAAACGTAAGAGAGGGTAACCACCGCATGAGGGCATCCTACGTGGTGCCAACACAATATAATAAAACGTTGCCAACCTAAACTATCTCTAACAGAGTACATTTTTTAGTAATTCTATTAAGTTACTAGAATGGCCAAAGTCCTGACTCGAATCTGATAGAGAATTTGTGGTGTGTAGGATACCAAGCAAACGGGTAAAATGGaattttttagtaatttaaaaTCAGCATTTGACACTGTCGACAAAGATTAGAAAATCTTGTACAAAGATGGCGACACTAAATATTAATTAGTAGTTGTTGGTAGTGTCCACTTACTTCTGTCTCTCTGTAATTGATTTTTTGCTTAAACCTaatgtgtttacatccccactcttgctgcagtcagctgactcacaggtattggtcgaaaacgaagATCGTTTTCGACCAATCAGCGGAcagcaacaggagtggggatgtaaacacactGTGCCCTGTTCTCGTGGAAGCACGGTACTTTCATCCCTGACTGTAGCTAGAAATAAGCTTCGTTGCAACCGCTAATCACTGTACCTACGTTGAATGTTCCAGGTGACAAAATGGCAGCCATACAGCGCCGTAAGACGTCGGCCGCGAAGAAAAATTTCTGTGAATTGCTAGTACTAATTGTCACCATTGCGATAGACGTCGTTTTAACGCGATAAGCGTTTCTCTTCGATATGtccataattattattataccgTTACTTCCGTTTGTGATAGATAGGCTACTATTCTGCGATTTTATCCCTCTATTCGCTCTCCTTCTTTCCCTTTGAGCTGAACATCTTCGTACCATGCGATTTCAAAATTTCTTACGTAAATATTTTCTTACATATTCCACGCTATTTCTGTTTCATACGCCATACGATTAGCCGTTACGTACTGCCGTAATTCTATCATTGTTTTCCGTTCCTTTTGTCTGGTTTCATCGCCAAGGTTGCCGCCGGCTGACTTATTTCGATATACGAGATTTTCATGGTAGATTATGCGTGTTTCAACTCCAAAACGTAATAGAAATACTCGCGGGTAATTGCaacttctctctctctttctctaccCTTTCATTTCCTCCCCTCCTGTTTCTAGTCGCCCGTATATAAATTTTGCTCCAACAAAGTACGCGTTAAAATCGTCTCGAGTAATAAAAATTATCTCGCCACCGAGATCCTTTTGGAATCATAAAAATGCTTGTATTTCCGTTATACAAGGCGAACGTAATTCTCTGTAATCGCTATACGTGACCAAGTTACGTAAAATACGTATCAGATCGGTACGAAATAGAAGCACCGCGATAGCTAATTTCCAAGAGAAATAAAAACACGATAGACCGAGAAATTTTGTTGGAAACGCATATCCATTAAATTTTTGTACATTATTCGCTTTGTCGAAATTCTTTTTGGAAACCGGCGGCAAATCGTTCATCGttcgaaaatttaataaaaaacgatGCTCGTAACGGAAGCGTCTGCGACGGTATAAATTTGATTCCACGTTTCTGTACTCGGTTCATTCTCTTTGATACTTAGAATGAGTTCTCGATCAGTTTAATGGCCATCGGTAATGGGCAACAATTCCACGTCGTGGCAGTTTTCCACAACTTTTGCTCTCCGCTCTCGTTCGATGAGAGACATGGCACAGACACAAGCATGCGTGAACGAAACTTTGAAATTGATAGCGTTATTTGCGAGACGCATCCCCTTTAATAACCCTCGGCCCTTCTTCGATTTTTGCACtgctcctatacagggtgtctagCCAATCCTGGgagaaatattaatgggagattctagaggccaaaataattccggccaaaaagtatgttttcggtaaagaatttttttcttgaaagtatgtaggatttcgggggtgtctctcttcaccaaaaatgattgcaattgacccctgcaattgaaaataatttttttagaacgatatgaaattttttaattttttcgaaaatctcagctactcaaatttttttctcgaaagtgcgtaggatttcgggggtgtgtctattcaccaaaaattattgttatagacccccccaaactaaaaataatttttttagaacgattaaaattttttttttcggcgaaaaatataggcacctaccccctgtcgatttttctcaaaaattcgttttccatttttaataaatttgtttgacctcctacagaaaagttgtctaatacttttttgtaggtatccacgaaCTCTACCTACATACTAAttttcattgagatacgttcactattatggaagttatgaacgtttgaaaattggaccacttttatggggcttttcacattttacgggatcaaggagcaacttttccaatatttttagaatttttgcatattctctattaaaatacgcgttgattgcttttttaaacattaaaatccgccaatccgttcaaaagttatgacgttttaaagatatgcatgatatttcagggaaccattttcCAGTAatgtttttggtaaggaatttttttctcgaaaatggttaggatttcgagggtatatctatccaCCAAAATTGATTATCATTGAtctctgcaattaaaaataattttttcagaatgatttgaaagtttttaaattcGCCGATAAAATTtcggtaccttctcgaatttttttctcgaaagtgcgtaggatttcgtgggtatgtgtattcaccaaaaattattgtaattgacccctgcaactgaaaataatttttttagaacgattcgaaaatttttaactttattgaaaaatttcagcatcttcttgaatttttttctcgaaagtgcgtgggatttcgggcgtatgtctattcaccaaaaattattgttatagaccctcctagctaaaaataatttttttagaacgatttgaaattttttttttcggcgaaaaatataggcacctaccccctgtcgatttttctcaaaaattcgttttccatttttaataaatttgtttgacctcctacagaaaagttgtctaatacttttttgtaggtatccatgagctctacctcagaaaaaagtttcattgaaatatattcactattgtaggagttatggtcgtttgaaaattgggccaattttatggagtttttcccattttatagagtcaaggaacaactttcccaacattgttagaatttctacatattctagactaaaatacgtgttgattgcttttttaaacattaaaatccgtcaatccgttcaaaagatatgacgttttaaagatacacatgaaattttggggtacTATTTCTGGTcgcatattatattttcagtaaagaatttttttctcggaaactggtaagatttcgggggtaggtctattcaccagaactgattgtaattaacccctgcaactaaaaataatttttttagaacgattcaaaaatttttaattttgttgaaaaatatcatacctactcgaatttttttctcgaaagtggttaggatttcgagggtatgtctattgactaaaaattattgttatagacccccctagctaaaaataatttttttagacagatttcaaaattttttttttcgtcgaaaaatttaggcaccaatcccctgtcgattttccttaaaaatcagtttttaatttttaataattttgtttgacgctgtacagaaattttgtttaatacttttttgtaggtacccatgagctctacttcacaaataaatttcattgcaatatattcactattgaaggagttatggtcgtttgaaaattgcaccatttttatgggggttttctcattttgcggggtgaaggatcaacttttctaatatttttgcgatttctacatattcttgattaaaatacgcgtcgtttgctttttcaaacattaaaatccgccaatccgttcaagagttatgatattttaaagatttgcatgaaatttcagtgaaacatatcaacgctatggtcagacattagattttcggtaaggaatttttttctcaaaaacgcgtaggaattcgggggtacgtctattcaccaaaaatgattgcaatcgacccttgaaactgaaaataatttttttacaacgatttgaaattttttaattttttcgaaaatctcagcaccttctcaaatttttttctcgaaagtgcttaaGAATTTGGGGTAtggttattcaccaaaaatgcttgtaattgacctctgtaactaaatataatttttttagtatgatttgaaattttttaatttcgtctaaaaatttcataccttctcg
Coding sequences within:
- the Dpr12 gene encoding defective proboscis extension response 12, with amino-acid sequence MRDRLSWYMVFLILPTILLARSLDKDRRVPYSIPSDWKTLWFSNLDELQRVNDANDNNTVSNVTVQLGGTAFLHCKVRNLAERTVSDAEISWIRRRDFHVLTSSMFTYTSDERFQVLHPEGSDDWTLQIKYVQERDNGSYECQVSRSTGILSHFVDLYIVIPEAFILGSGEHHVDVGSIINLVCIIEKSPTPPQYVFWYHNNRMISFDTTRSSVTVQTDSSSTQSRLTIHQAVESDTGNYTCNASNTKPASIFVFVTEGDKMAAIQRRKTSAAKKNFCELLVLIVTIAIDVVLTR